From the Kribbella sp. CA-293567 genome, the window TGCGGTAGTGGGGGGAATCGCAGCGTCACACCGCCCCCGCACGCAAGGAATCCGCCCATGAAGAAAGCTCTGAAGAAGAAGGCGCTGCTTCCAGCGGTCGCCGCTACCTGTGCCGCCTTGATGGTCAGCACCCTGATCGGTCCGGCCGTAGCCGCTCCCAAGGCGGATACCGCGCCGGCCGTAGTTCAGGCGCCCTTGGCGCCCGGCACGTTCACCCACCCCGGCGTCGGGGTCAGCCGCGCGCAACTGGACTTCGTCCGCGCCAAGGTGAACGCCGGGGCGCAGCCCTGGACCAACGCGTTCAACCAGGCCAGGAACAGCACCTACGGCTCACTGAGCCGGACGCCGAAACCGCGTGCGGTGGTCGAGTGCGGGTCGTACTCGAACCCCGACCTCGGCTGCCGGGACGAGCGCGGCGACGCGATCGCGGCGTACACGACCGCGCTGATCTGGTACATCACCCGGGACGACCGCTATGCGCAGAAGTCGATCCAGTTGATGGACGCCTGGTCGAACACCATCCGCGACCACACCAACAGCAACGCGCCGCTGCAGACCGCCTGGTCGGCCTCGTCATGGCCAAAGGCCGCCGAGCTCATCAAGCACGTCTACGGCAACTGGCCGAACGCGGGCCGGTTCGGCACGATGCTGCGCAACGTCTACCTGCCCGAGATCATCAACGGCTCGAACTCCAACGGGAACTGGGAGTTGAGCATGACCGAGGCGATCCAGGGCATCGGGGTCTTCCTCGACGACGCTGCGGTCTACGACAAGGCGATCTCGCTGTTCCGGGTCCGTACGCCGGCCTTCGTGTACCTGGAGTCCGACGGCCCGTTGCCGAGGACCAAGCCGAGCCAGAACCTCAACACCCGCGACAAGATCGTCGCCTACTGGCAGGGGCAGGGCACCTTCGTCAACGGCCTGACCCAGGAGACCTGCCGCGACTTCGTGCACACCGGCTACGGCATCTCGGCGATCTCCCACGTGCTGGAGACCTCACGGATCCAGGGCATCGACCTGTACCCCGAGTTCGGCGCCCGGCTGCAGCACGCGCTCGGGTTCCAGTCCCGCTACGAGCGCAACCTCGAGGCCGTCCCGTCCTGGCTCTGCAACGGCAGCCTCAAGCGCGGCCTCGGTCCGATCACCGAGGTCGGCTACAACGCCCTGCACACCCGCCTGGGCATCGGCATGGCCAATACCCAGGCCCTGACCGAGTCCCGCCGCCCGGCCGGCACCAACGATCTCTTCGTGGCCTGGGAGACCCTCACCCACGCCGAGAACCCGAGCTGACCTTCACTCCATCGGTTCGCCGCGCTTCCAGTAACCCTGGAAGGAGACGGCGGACTTGGGAAGACCGACCTGGTTGACCAGGTGCCGGCGGATCTGCTTGATCATGGCGGATTCGCCGGCCACCCAGGCGAAGTCGACGTCGCGGGCGAGCGACGCTGCTTCGAGGGCCTCGGGCAACGACTTCGGAGTGCCCTCGGGCGCTCCGGCGTGCGGGAGCCAGGTGATGTCCACCCGGCCGAGGCTCGGCAGCGAGCGGATGTCGCGGATGTCGGGGACCTCCACGAAGACAGTCGCCCGGACGTCGGCCGGCAGCTGCTCCAGGATGCCGGCCAGGGCCGGCAGTGCCGTCTCGTCGGCGATCAGCACGCGGTGCAGACTCGTTGCCGGAGGCACGTAGTCGACGCCGGAGTTGAGCAGGCCCTTGGTGCTGCCGGTGTCGACGGCGAAGGGCAGGATCAAGCCGATCTGGTCGCCCAGCGCGGCTTCGCTGACCCAGGCCGACGCGGGCCCGTTCACGCCGTGCAGGACGAACTCGATGTCCAGCTCCGCGACCGCCGGCCGGAGCGCGCGCACCGTGTAGGTGCGCATCACGGACCGCTCCTCGACCGGCTGCGCGCACCAGCCGGCGTACCAGTCCTTGCCGACCGGCAGTCGCAGTTCGCTGCCGTTGGGCGGCGGGAGCAGGATCTTGATCCGCTGGTCCGGACCGGCGGTGACCGCGTCCCCGAGCCGGGGGCCGGTGAAGGTGACCCGGCGCAGGTGCGGGCTGACATCGTCGATCGCCGCGACGGTGCCGAACACGGAGTCGAAGTCGATCGGGCGTTCGAGGATGGACGTCATGGCGGCGTCTCCGTCAGGAAAGTAGTGACAAAGCAGGGGTTCAGGTGCGAGTCGGCGGACCTGCGGGTTATGGTGAAGCACCTAGAGGTTAGCCTTACCTAAGAGGATCCCCCAAGTCCCATGGCACCGCCTTCCATCACCGACACGGTCCCCGCCGGCAACTCGGGAGCAGCTCCCGCCGGCGGTCAGCGGCGCCCCCGCGCCCGGCGTACGACGTTGGTGCTCGGGTTGGTCGTGTGCGTCGCGCTGCTGGCGCTGATCGCGTTGCTGAGCATCGCGGTCGGATCGAAGCAGATCCCGTTGCCGACCGTGATCGACGCGTTGCGCCACTACGACGAGGCCAACACCGACCACGTGATCGTCCGGTCGCTGCGCGTACCGCGGACGCTGATCGGACTGCTCGTCGGTGCCGCGCTCGGGCTGTCCGGTGCGCTGATGCAAGGCGTCACCCGCAACCCGCTGGCCGACCCGGGCATCCTCGGTGTCAACGGCGGTGCCGCGCTCTTCGTGGTGGCGGGCATCTACTGGTTCGGCCTCAGCAGTCTGACGGCGTACGTGTGGCTCGCCTTCGCCGGCGCGGCCGCGGCCTCGGTGGCGGTGTACGTTCTCGGCTCGCTCGGTCGCGAAGGCGCGACCCCGGTGAAGCTCGCGCTGGCCGGTGCCGCGCTGACCGCGATGCTCGGCTCGCTCACCACCGCGCTGCTGATCGGTGACGTCGACACCTTCGACCAGTTCCGGTTCTGGGCGGTCGGTTCGCTGGCCGGCCGCGGCTCGGACATCGCCGGCCAGGTCGCGCCGTTCATCCTGATCGGAATCGTCCTCGCGCTGGTCTCCGGGCGGGTGCTGAACGCGCTGTCGCTCGGCGACGACGTGGCCCGGTCGCTGGGGCAGCGGGTCGGAATGGCCCGGCTGTTCACGGCGGTCACCGTCGTCCTGCTCTGTGGCGCGGCCACCGCGGCCGCCGGCCCGATCGGCTTCGTCGGCCTCACCATCCCGCACATCGCGCGGCTGGTGACCGGCCCGGACTACCGCTGGATCCTGCCGTACTCGATGCTGCTCGCGCCGATCCTGCTGCTCGGCTCGGACGTGATCGGCCGGGTCGTGGCCCAGCCCGGCGAGCTCCAGGTCGGTATCGTCACCGCCGTCATCGGCGCACCGTTCTTCATCGCCCTGGTACGCCGCCGGAAGCTGGCGGACCTCTGATGACCGGTCTCACCACGGAGCACGCGCCCGCTCAGGTGATCTCCCACGCCCGCGCGGTCCGGCAGGCCCGCAACGCCGCCGTGGTCGCCGTGCTGGCCGTGGTCGTCTTCGTCGTCTTCTGTGTCTCGCTGTCGCTCGGCGACTTCAAGATTCCGGTCGTCGACGTGGTCAAGACGCTGTTCGGTGGCGGCGACAAGGCCACCGAGTTCATCGTCAACCGGCTCCGGCTGCCGCGCGCGCTGACCGCAGTACTGGTCGGTGCCGCGCTCGGCCTGTCCGGCGCGATCTTCCAGAGCATCGCCCGCAACCCGCTGGCCAGCCCGGACATCATCGGCGTCACCTACGGTGCCAGCGCGTTCGCGGTCTTCGCGATCATCACCCTCGGCCTGACCGGTATCGCCGTGTCGGGGATGGCGATCGTCGGCGCGCTGCTGACCGCGATCACCATGTACCTGCTCGCCTGGCGCCGCGGGGTCTCGAGCTACCGGCTG encodes:
- a CDS encoding siderophore-interacting protein, whose translation is MTSILERPIDFDSVFGTVAAIDDVSPHLRRVTFTGPRLGDAVTAGPDQRIKILLPPPNGSELRLPVGKDWYAGWCAQPVEERSVMRTYTVRALRPAVAELDIEFVLHGVNGPASAWVSEAALGDQIGLILPFAVDTGSTKGLLNSGVDYVPPATSLHRVLIADETALPALAGILEQLPADVRATVFVEVPDIRDIRSLPSLGRVDITWLPHAGAPEGTPKSLPEALEAASLARDVDFAWVAGESAMIKQIRRHLVNQVGLPKSAVSFQGYWKRGEPME
- a CDS encoding FecCD family ABC transporter permease translates to MAPPSITDTVPAGNSGAAPAGGQRRPRARRTTLVLGLVVCVALLALIALLSIAVGSKQIPLPTVIDALRHYDEANTDHVIVRSLRVPRTLIGLLVGAALGLSGALMQGVTRNPLADPGILGVNGGAALFVVAGIYWFGLSSLTAYVWLAFAGAAAASVAVYVLGSLGREGATPVKLALAGAALTAMLGSLTTALLIGDVDTFDQFRFWAVGSLAGRGSDIAGQVAPFILIGIVLALVSGRVLNALSLGDDVARSLGQRVGMARLFTAVTVVLLCGAATAAAGPIGFVGLTIPHIARLVTGPDYRWILPYSMLLAPILLLGSDVIGRVVAQPGELQVGIVTAVIGAPFFIALVRRRKLADL
- a CDS encoding alginate lyase family protein encodes the protein MKKALKKKALLPAVAATCAALMVSTLIGPAVAAPKADTAPAVVQAPLAPGTFTHPGVGVSRAQLDFVRAKVNAGAQPWTNAFNQARNSTYGSLSRTPKPRAVVECGSYSNPDLGCRDERGDAIAAYTTALIWYITRDDRYAQKSIQLMDAWSNTIRDHTNSNAPLQTAWSASSWPKAAELIKHVYGNWPNAGRFGTMLRNVYLPEIINGSNSNGNWELSMTEAIQGIGVFLDDAAVYDKAISLFRVRTPAFVYLESDGPLPRTKPSQNLNTRDKIVAYWQGQGTFVNGLTQETCRDFVHTGYGISAISHVLETSRIQGIDLYPEFGARLQHALGFQSRYERNLEAVPSWLCNGSLKRGLGPITEVGYNALHTRLGIGMANTQALTESRRPAGTNDLFVAWETLTHAENPS